Proteins encoded within one genomic window of Actinomycetes bacterium:
- the obgE gene encoding GTPase ObgE — protein MSEFVDECGLNVRGGDGGAGSVSFRREAHTPMGGPDGGDGGDGGDVWLVADRNTASLIAFRDHPHRKATSGTHGSGKKRHGHAGDDIEVLVPIGTQVRTQEGRPLADLTREGDRWLAAEGGRGGRGNAKFLSNRRRAPGFAEQGEEGEEHWMVLELKLLADVALVGFPNVGKSTLISRVSAAKPKIADYPFTTLVPNLGVVRTDDGFEMVIADIPGLIEGAAEGRGLGHQFLRHIERSRVLVVMLDLAEFAEAAPAEQLEVLLTELGDYRPELLARPRLVIGSRADMATAETLASLEQLDPQALVVSAVTGQGTAELIGSLRQLVEEERETESDDEGFVTLRPTPEGVDVVRHSDGSLEVLGREARRAVALSDLNDPDALEEARRRLDALGVNRALRRAGARDGDTVVIGDFAFEFDDNPVADLGGNQRRTARERKQ, from the coding sequence GTGTCAGAGTTCGTCGACGAGTGTGGCCTGAATGTGCGCGGCGGTGACGGTGGCGCGGGCTCGGTGTCGTTCAGGCGCGAGGCACACACGCCCATGGGTGGTCCTGACGGCGGAGATGGCGGTGACGGTGGCGACGTGTGGCTGGTGGCCGACCGCAACACTGCCTCGCTGATCGCATTCAGGGACCATCCTCACCGCAAGGCCACATCCGGCACGCACGGGTCGGGCAAGAAGCGCCACGGCCACGCGGGCGACGACATCGAGGTGTTGGTGCCGATCGGCACCCAGGTGCGCACCCAGGAGGGGCGGCCGCTTGCCGACCTCACCCGCGAGGGCGACCGCTGGCTGGCCGCCGAGGGCGGTCGCGGCGGTCGGGGCAACGCGAAGTTCCTCTCCAACCGTCGTCGCGCCCCTGGCTTCGCCGAGCAGGGCGAAGAGGGCGAGGAGCACTGGATGGTGCTCGAGCTGAAGCTGCTGGCGGACGTGGCCCTCGTGGGGTTCCCCAACGTGGGCAAGTCCACGCTCATCTCCCGGGTGTCGGCTGCCAAGCCGAAGATCGCGGACTACCCGTTCACCACCCTGGTGCCCAACCTGGGAGTGGTGCGCACCGACGACGGATTCGAGATGGTGATCGCCGACATCCCCGGCCTCATCGAGGGCGCCGCCGAGGGCAGAGGGCTCGGTCACCAGTTCCTGCGCCACATCGAGCGCTCGCGGGTGCTGGTGGTGATGCTCGACCTGGCGGAGTTCGCAGAGGCAGCTCCGGCCGAGCAACTCGAGGTGCTACTGACCGAGCTCGGCGACTACCGCCCCGAGCTGCTGGCCCGCCCCCGGCTCGTCATCGGCTCGCGCGCCGACATGGCCACCGCCGAAACGCTCGCCTCACTCGAACAGCTGGATCCGCAGGCGCTGGTCGTATCGGCAGTGACGGGCCAGGGCACCGCCGAGCTGATCGGGTCCCTGCGCCAGCTCGTCGAGGAGGAACGCGAAACGGAGTCCGACGACGAAGGTTTCGTGACCCTGCGGCCCACTCCCGAGGGCGTCGACGTCGTGCGCCACTCCGACGGTTCGCTGGAGGTGCTCGGACGCGAGGCACGGCGTGCGGTGGCCCTGTCCGACCTCAACGACCCGGATGCGCTCGAGGAAGCCCGCCGCAGGCTGGATGCCCTCGGCGTTAACAGGGCACTACGGCGCGCCGGTGCCCGCGACGGTGACACCGTGGTGATCGGCGACTTCGCATTCGAGTTCGACGACAACCCCGTGGCCGACCTCGGTGGAAACCAGCGACGAACGGCAAGGGAGCGCAAGCAGTGA
- a CDS encoding HD domain-containing protein, whose product MGGHSGGEFAATPLRHAHEGGANSLAGAPSGREQREEREAATLAAGATLAVGAGRRARDEEPDPDRTCFERDRDRILHANAFRRLAGKTQVFVFPEDHQRTRLTHALEVAQVATAIAGAVGANVTLTEAIALGHDCGHGPGGHASEDAFSPYVDGGYDHAVWGAEVVLEPLNLCAETLDGIANHSWSRPLPSTPEGEIVSWADRIAYVCHDMEDASHVGIVSDDMLPEVVRERCGTRRSRRLDAFIRGVVDAIRDTSTVGMAEPLAEALAAFRAFNYEHIYMRPASLRQSESVIRVLRALVEYYADRPNVLGATGVEPGSDEALREAVTWVGGMTDRYAFAEAKARLGWRSEDLPVGV is encoded by the coding sequence ATGGGTGGGCACTCCGGTGGGGAGTTCGCGGCCACTCCGCTGCGCCATGCCCATGAGGGTGGGGCCAACTCGCTTGCCGGCGCACCTTCAGGTCGGGAGCAGCGCGAGGAACGGGAGGCCGCGACCCTGGCGGCCGGTGCAACCCTTGCGGTGGGAGCAGGTAGACGCGCACGCGACGAGGAACCGGATCCGGACAGGACCTGCTTCGAGCGTGACCGTGACCGGATCCTGCATGCCAATGCGTTTCGGCGCCTGGCGGGGAAGACCCAGGTGTTCGTGTTCCCCGAGGACCACCAACGCACCCGGCTGACCCATGCGCTCGAGGTGGCCCAGGTGGCCACAGCAATCGCTGGTGCCGTCGGAGCCAACGTCACGCTCACCGAGGCGATCGCGCTGGGCCACGATTGCGGCCACGGCCCGGGTGGACACGCTTCCGAGGACGCGTTCTCGCCATATGTCGACGGCGGCTACGACCATGCGGTGTGGGGTGCCGAGGTGGTGCTGGAGCCACTGAACCTTTGCGCCGAGACCCTCGACGGCATTGCCAATCATTCCTGGTCACGGCCGCTGCCCTCCACACCGGAGGGCGAGATCGTGTCCTGGGCGGATCGCATTGCCTACGTGTGCCACGACATGGAAGACGCATCACATGTGGGCATCGTGAGCGACGACATGCTGCCCGAGGTGGTCCGCGAGCGGTGCGGCACGCGGCGCAGCCGACGTCTGGATGCGTTCATACGCGGCGTGGTCGATGCCATTCGAGACACCTCCACGGTGGGCATGGCCGAGCCGCTCGCCGAGGCGCTCGCCGCTTTCCGCGCCTTCAACTACGAGCACATCTACATGCGCCCGGCGTCGCTGAGGCAGTCGGAGTCGGTGATCCGGGTGCTGCGGGCACTCGTGGAGTACTACGCGGACCGACCCAACGTGCTGGGTGCGACCGGTGTGGAGCCAGGCAGCGACGAAGCCCTGCGCGAGGCAGTCACATGGGTCGGTGGCATGACAGACCGATATGCCTTCGCCGAAGCGAAGGCGCGGCTCGGGTGGCGCTCGGAGGACCTACCCGTCGGTGTCTGA
- the rpmA gene encoding 50S ribosomal protein L27 yields the protein MSKTKGGGSTRNGRDSNAQRLGVKVYDGGTVTAGSILVRQRGTRIHPGDNVGKGGDDTLFALADGTVRYGTRRNRKVVSIQSDTDG from the coding sequence ATGTCGAAGACAAAGGGCGGCGGCTCAACACGCAACGGGCGCGACTCAAACGCACAGCGCCTCGGCGTCAAGGTCTACGACGGCGGCACAGTGACCGCCGGGTCGATCCTGGTTCGCCAGCGCGGAACCCGGATCCACCCCGGCGACAACGTCGGCAAGGGTGGCGACGACACGCTGTTCGCGCTCGCTGATGGCACCGTGCGCTACGGCACTCGCCGCAACCGCAAGGTCGTCAGCATCCAGTCAGACACCGACGGGTAG
- the rplU gene encoding 50S ribosomal protein L21: MYAVVKTGGKQYRVEQGQRLRVERVGEPDSTVELPAVLLVDGDNVIAGDDAAKATVSARVVDEGRGRKIQGFTYKNKSNQRRRWGHRQAYSTIEITGISAG, from the coding sequence ATGTATGCAGTCGTGAAGACCGGTGGAAAGCAGTACCGAGTGGAGCAGGGCCAGCGTCTGCGCGTCGAGCGCGTCGGTGAGCCCGATTCCACAGTCGAGTTGCCCGCAGTGCTGCTCGTCGACGGGGACAACGTGATCGCAGGCGACGATGCCGCCAAGGCAACCGTCTCGGCTCGGGTCGTCGACGAGGGTCGGGGCCGCAAGATCCAGGGCTTCACCTACAAGAACAAGTCGAACCAGCGCCGTCGGTGGGGTCACCGCCAGGCGTACTCCACCATCGAGATCACCGGCATCAGCGCCGGCTGA
- a CDS encoding Rne/Rng family ribonuclease, producing MTEDNSNKTPQTEPRKPKIGDSRPAPNTDKPNTDKGSNPDRAKPEGKGGSGSRNRRRRKRGGSGQGNQSQGNQNQGQKQGQKQNSNQNGQNSNQNGQTRQGGGRNRKRRRKAPAPVSVKVDDLEAVELDEEQLAKRRGAYKDGKALGRYQMMVHVTDGVTYIAVLEGRSLAEVYVARPSDDVAQIHGNIYVGRVENVLPGMEAAFVDIATPKNAVLYRSDITWDPSEIEGVKKGEKPRIEQVLKDRQTILCQVTKNPIAHKGARLTQEVSIPGRFVVFVPNSNTIGISKRLADQERKRLRKILDKARPEGHGLIVRTAAEGVTAEEIQRDVRHLAAQWEEINKIAQGQNSPRLIYREPPMAVRMIREEFNADFRSVMIDDPELFEEIRSYAETVAPALAERVELYDNADPLAMFERYHVSEQLAKALDRKVWLPSGGSLIIEATEALTVIDVNTGKNVGSSSLEETVLHNNLEAAEEIARQLRLRDIGGIIVVDFVDMEVRENRDQVVRKLKEALRRDKTRTQVFPISELGLVEMTRKRIGEGLLETVAHRCEDCGGRGLVVEDALLTGKSDK from the coding sequence ATGACCGAAGACAACAGCAACAAGACTCCCCAGACGGAGCCCCGCAAGCCGAAGATCGGCGACAGCCGGCCGGCACCCAACACTGACAAGCCCAACACTGACAAGGGGTCCAATCCTGACAGGGCCAAGCCCGAGGGCAAGGGCGGCTCCGGTTCCCGCAACCGCCGCCGGCGCAAGCGCGGCGGATCCGGCCAGGGCAATCAGAGCCAGGGCAATCAGAACCAGGGCCAGAAGCAGGGCCAGAAGCAGAACAGCAACCAGAACGGCCAGAACAGCAACCAGAACGGCCAGACCAGGCAGGGCGGCGGTCGCAACCGCAAGCGTCGCCGCAAGGCACCGGCTCCGGTGTCGGTGAAGGTCGACGATCTCGAGGCGGTCGAACTCGACGAGGAGCAGCTGGCCAAGCGCCGCGGCGCATACAAGGACGGCAAGGCGCTCGGCCGCTACCAGATGATGGTGCACGTCACCGACGGAGTGACGTACATAGCTGTGCTCGAGGGTCGGTCACTCGCCGAGGTCTACGTGGCACGCCCGAGCGACGACGTCGCCCAGATCCACGGCAACATCTACGTGGGTCGCGTCGAGAACGTGCTTCCGGGCATGGAAGCGGCGTTCGTGGACATCGCCACGCCGAAGAACGCGGTCCTGTACCGCTCCGACATCACCTGGGACCCCTCGGAGATCGAGGGCGTCAAGAAGGGCGAGAAACCCCGCATCGAGCAGGTGCTCAAGGACCGCCAGACGATCCTGTGCCAGGTCACCAAGAACCCGATTGCCCACAAGGGCGCCCGGCTCACCCAGGAAGTGTCGATTCCGGGCCGATTCGTGGTGTTTGTGCCCAACTCCAACACGATCGGCATCTCCAAGCGCCTTGCGGACCAGGAACGCAAACGCCTGCGCAAGATCCTCGACAAGGCCCGCCCCGAGGGGCACGGCCTGATCGTGCGCACCGCCGCCGAGGGCGTCACCGCCGAGGAGATCCAGCGCGACGTGCGGCACCTCGCCGCCCAGTGGGAGGAGATCAACAAGATCGCACAGGGCCAGAACTCGCCGCGGCTGATCTACCGCGAGCCGCCGATGGCGGTGAGGATGATCCGCGAGGAGTTCAACGCCGACTTCCGCTCGGTGATGATCGATGATCCCGAGCTCTTCGAGGAGATCCGCTCCTACGCCGAGACCGTGGCTCCGGCACTCGCGGAACGGGTCGAGCTCTATGACAACGCGGACCCGCTTGCGATGTTCGAGCGCTACCACGTGTCCGAACAGCTGGCGAAGGCACTCGACCGCAAGGTGTGGCTTCCTTCCGGTGGCTCGCTGATCATCGAGGCCACCGAAGCCCTCACGGTCATCGACGTCAACACGGGCAAGAACGTGGGCTCCTCGAGCCTCGAGGAAACCGTGCTCCACAACAACCTGGAGGCCGCCGAAGAGATCGCCCGTCAGCTCCGCCTGCGTGACATCGGTGGCATCATCGTGGTCGACTTCGTTGACATGGAGGTTCGCGAGAACCGCGATCAGGTCGTTCGCAAGCTCAAAGAAGCACTGCGCCGCGACAAGACCCGCACCCAGGTGTTCCCGATTTCGGAGCTCGGGCTGGTCGAAATGACCCGCAAGCGCATCGGTGAGGGACTGCTCGAGACCGTTGCCCACCGCTGTGAGGACTGTGGGGGTCGCGGGCTGGTCGTGGAGGATGCTTTGCTCACGGGAAAGTCCGACAAGTAG
- a CDS encoding DUF2344 domain-containing protein: protein MSVVPNDRVRIRYRVGGKIRFLSHRDVARVIERAIRRAGVPVAYSQGYSPRPKLQYGLALSTGYESDGEYIEVELDADRVGIRNPEAIASALAECMPKGLDITAGSAVPTGSPSLQDSVESTTWEIHLAAGEPAADVLAQRVGDLLAAEEYGIEIVRKGKQIREDLRPLLRELVVIPPGRSARTVLRAELGTKPRSVRPAELLETLGVTEPLLVRRTHQWIYSDGERREPIGLAQPSKGLNNDRRQQQQDSPDGAPQAEDRRQPAGTQH from the coding sequence GTGAGTGTCGTGCCCAACGACCGTGTGCGGATCCGCTACCGCGTGGGTGGAAAGATCCGCTTTCTGTCACACCGTGACGTCGCACGGGTCATCGAGCGTGCCATCAGGCGCGCCGGGGTACCGGTTGCCTACAGCCAGGGTTACTCGCCCCGGCCGAAGCTGCAGTACGGGCTCGCCCTTTCCACGGGCTATGAGTCCGACGGCGAATACATCGAAGTGGAGCTCGACGCCGATCGTGTCGGGATCCGCAACCCGGAGGCAATCGCATCGGCGCTCGCCGAATGCATGCCCAAGGGACTGGACATCACCGCGGGATCCGCGGTGCCGACCGGATCACCTTCGTTGCAGGACTCCGTGGAGTCCACGACGTGGGAGATCCACCTGGCCGCGGGTGAGCCTGCGGCCGATGTGCTGGCGCAACGGGTGGGGGATCTGCTCGCCGCCGAAGAATACGGAATCGAGATCGTCCGCAAGGGAAAGCAGATACGCGAGGACCTGCGCCCCCTTCTGCGCGAACTGGTGGTGATCCCACCGGGTCGCTCGGCACGAACTGTGCTCAGAGCAGAGCTCGGAACCAAACCTCGCAGCGTCCGACCCGCAGAACTCCTGGAAACGCTCGGTGTGACCGAGCCGCTCCTCGTGAGGCGGACACACCAATGGATTTACAGCGACGGCGAGCGCCGCGAGCCAATCGGGCTCGCCCAGCCGTCGAAAGGACTCAACAATGACCGAAGACAACAGCAACAAGACTCCCCAGACGGAGCCCCGCAAGCCGAAGATCGGCGACAGCCGGCCGGCACCCAACACTGA
- a CDS encoding TIGR03960 family B12-binding radical SAM protein, with the protein MAGPPEPIFDRLEPLLHRVQRPARYIGCEMGVVEPEWSADAVSWLLTYPDTYEIGQPNQGLQILFEIINERPDAVAERAYAPWVDLEEQLRAEGLPLFSVDTHRPAGAFDILAFNLSAELTYTNLLNCVDLAGAPVRAADRGPEHPLVIAGGHCTYNPEPLADFLDAAVLGDGEEVVAHITEAVAAHKAGSGTREDLLRSLAGIEGVYVPAAYEVTEAGTTEPVWPEAPEVVSRCTITDLAEWPYPASQMVPVTEVVHDRLNVEVFRGCTRGCRFCQAGMITRPVRERPAEQVSQMVRDGIERTGYDEVALTSLSTADFSGIADVVGEVVANDTEGRISVSLPSLRVDAFGVDIAAQIQKGRRTGLTFAPEAGTWRMRQVINKLIREEDLYSAVDAAYSQGWRRVKLYFLIGLPSETDEDTLGIAAMAENCIEIGRRHLKSPSVTVSVGGFVPKPFTPFQWFGQNTEVELHRKVSLLRDALRKNRNVQLKWHDTRASVIEGVLSRGDRRLGPVIEDAWRNGATFQEWSERFELDTWTEALGAHGLDVEQFAHRHRTEDEPLPWDHLDAGLHKDFLWQDWQDALEEVGLPDCRWTPCYDCGACTGYGVEHVVASAVPPAGGSQGTGQDLDAVPVSVPVQIGAAR; encoded by the coding sequence ATGGCTGGACCGCCCGAGCCGATTTTCGACCGGCTGGAACCCCTCCTTCACAGGGTGCAGCGGCCCGCGCGCTACATCGGCTGCGAAATGGGCGTAGTGGAGCCCGAATGGTCAGCCGATGCGGTCTCGTGGCTGCTGACCTACCCCGACACCTATGAGATCGGCCAGCCCAACCAGGGTCTGCAGATCCTCTTCGAGATCATCAACGAGCGGCCCGACGCGGTGGCCGAGCGGGCCTATGCCCCATGGGTCGACCTCGAGGAACAGCTGCGCGCCGAAGGCCTGCCGCTGTTCAGCGTCGACACACACCGACCGGCCGGTGCCTTCGACATATTGGCGTTCAATCTGTCCGCCGAGCTGACCTACACCAACCTGCTCAACTGCGTTGACCTCGCAGGCGCGCCCGTGCGTGCCGCGGATCGCGGTCCGGAGCACCCGCTGGTGATTGCGGGTGGGCACTGCACCTACAACCCCGAACCGCTGGCCGACTTCCTCGACGCAGCGGTGCTGGGCGACGGCGAGGAAGTGGTCGCCCACATCACCGAGGCCGTGGCTGCCCACAAGGCAGGTTCCGGTACACGCGAAGACCTCCTGCGCAGCCTTGCCGGCATCGAGGGCGTGTACGTGCCGGCCGCCTACGAGGTCACCGAGGCGGGCACCACGGAGCCGGTGTGGCCCGAGGCCCCCGAAGTCGTGTCGCGCTGCACGATCACCGACCTGGCGGAATGGCCGTACCCGGCCAGCCAGATGGTGCCCGTCACCGAAGTCGTGCACGACCGGCTCAACGTCGAGGTCTTCCGCGGCTGCACCCGGGGATGCAGGTTCTGCCAGGCGGGCATGATCACGCGACCGGTGCGCGAGCGACCCGCCGAGCAGGTCTCCCAGATGGTCCGTGACGGCATCGAGCGCACCGGCTACGACGAAGTCGCGCTCACCTCGCTCAGCACCGCCGACTTCTCCGGCATTGCCGACGTGGTGGGCGAGGTGGTGGCCAACGACACCGAAGGCCGGATCTCGGTCTCGCTTCCATCGTTGCGGGTCGATGCCTTCGGCGTCGACATCGCGGCCCAGATACAGAAAGGCCGCCGAACCGGGCTCACCTTCGCACCAGAGGCGGGCACCTGGCGGATGCGGCAGGTCATCAACAAGCTGATCCGCGAGGAAGACCTGTACTCGGCGGTGGATGCCGCCTACTCACAGGGTTGGCGCCGGGTGAAGCTCTACTTCCTCATCGGCCTGCCGAGCGAGACCGACGAGGACACCCTCGGAATCGCAGCCATGGCGGAGAACTGCATCGAGATCGGGCGTCGCCATCTCAAGAGCCCCTCGGTGACGGTGAGCGTCGGCGGCTTCGTGCCGAAGCCTTTCACGCCGTTCCAGTGGTTCGGCCAGAACACCGAGGTCGAGTTGCATCGCAAGGTGTCCCTGCTGCGCGACGCCCTGCGCAAGAACCGCAACGTCCAGCTCAAGTGGCACGACACCCGTGCCAGCGTGATCGAAGGCGTGTTGAGCCGCGGTGACCGCCGGCTCGGCCCGGTCATCGAAGATGCCTGGCGCAACGGCGCCACGTTCCAGGAGTGGTCCGAGCGATTCGAACTCGACACCTGGACAGAGGCACTGGGGGCCCATGGTCTCGACGTGGAGCAGTTCGCCCACCGGCACCGCACCGAAGACGAGCCGCTGCCCTGGGACCACCTCGACGCCGGCCTGCACAAGGACTTCCTGTGGCAGGACTGGCAGGACGCCCTCGAGGAAGTGGGCCTGCCCGATTGCCGCTGGACGCCCTGCTACGACTGTGGCGCGTGCACCGGCTACGGCGTCGAGCATGTCGTCGCCTCGGCCGTGCCGCCCGCCGGTGGAAGCCAGGGCACCGGCCAGGATCTGGACGCCGTGCCGGTGTCGGTGCCGGTGCAGATCGGAGCGGCGCGGTGA
- a CDS encoding rod shape-determining protein RodA, whose amino-acid sequence MLSSSTRTPGASLSARDLTAPWRHIDGILLAAVSVVTVMGAVMVFGATRYTEDNTGLIYRHVFFVVVGFGLMAAASLIDYRRIADWWQIIYGVSILALLGVLTPLGATINGTTGWYRLGPLSFQPAELAKLATILAVGAYLGSVDRVDLRRLGVALGLLSVPLGLLLLQPDLGSALVFAAIALGMLVVGGVQMRHLAGLAVVGVAAVALLLGSGMLDEYQQDRLSDFLSTDGQSYNVTQAQTAISSGGLTGYGFGDGPQTRGGFVPVQESDFIFTVVGEEFGFLGSALLVGLLGVIIWRIWRAAQLAPDKLGTLLCVGILSMFLFHMFENIGMTLGIMPVTGIPLPFVSYGGSSIMASFVAVGVVQSVHMHRFS is encoded by the coding sequence ATGCTGAGCTCCTCCACCCGCACACCCGGCGCCAGCCTCTCAGCCCGTGACCTGACGGCACCCTGGCGCCACATCGACGGGATCCTCCTCGCCGCTGTATCGGTCGTGACGGTCATGGGCGCGGTGATGGTGTTCGGTGCCACGCGCTACACCGAGGACAACACAGGGCTGATCTACCGTCACGTCTTCTTCGTGGTGGTCGGCTTCGGGCTGATGGCCGCCGCATCGCTGATCGACTATCGGCGGATCGCCGACTGGTGGCAGATCATCTACGGCGTCTCGATCCTGGCGCTGCTCGGGGTGCTGACACCCCTCGGCGCGACCATCAACGGCACCACCGGCTGGTACCGCCTGGGCCCGCTGTCGTTCCAGCCGGCCGAGCTCGCCAAGCTCGCCACGATCCTGGCCGTCGGTGCCTACCTGGGCTCGGTCGACCGAGTGGACCTGCGGCGACTCGGTGTGGCACTCGGGTTGCTGTCGGTTCCGCTCGGACTCCTGCTCCTGCAGCCCGACCTCGGCTCGGCGCTGGTGTTCGCTGCGATCGCACTGGGGATGCTCGTGGTCGGTGGCGTACAGATGCGCCACCTGGCCGGCCTGGCCGTTGTGGGTGTGGCGGCCGTGGCGCTGCTGCTCGGCTCCGGCATGCTCGATGAGTACCAGCAGGACCGCCTGAGCGACTTCCTGTCCACCGACGGCCAGTCCTACAACGTCACCCAGGCACAGACCGCGATCTCATCTGGCGGGCTGACCGGGTACGGGTTCGGTGACGGGCCCCAGACGCGGGGCGGGTTCGTGCCCGTGCAGGAGTCGGACTTCATATTCACGGTGGTGGGCGAGGAGTTCGGATTCCTCGGCTCGGCGCTGCTCGTGGGCCTGCTCGGTGTGATCATCTGGCGGATCTGGCGGGCGGCGCAGCTGGCGCCGGACAAGCTCGGAACCCTGCTGTGCGTCGGGATCCTGTCGATGTTCCTGTTCCACATGTTCGAGAACATCGGTATGACGCTGGGGATCATGCCCGTGACCGGCATCCCTCTGCCTTTCGTTTCCTACGGCGGATCGTCGATCATGGCCAGCTTCGTCGCCGTCGGCGTGGTCCAGTCGGTGCACATGCACCGGTTCTCCTGA